The following proteins are encoded in a genomic region of Cryptomeria japonica chromosome 11, Sugi_1.0, whole genome shotgun sequence:
- the LOC131051379 gene encoding uncharacterized protein LOC131051379 produces the protein MTWVCGAGTGIRLPNLKTHPRQSSSPLPKATFPLQIHCKTSNTVTKPPCYPSVQPISSISRRHVAVVPLVGLSLLLNFSQPAHAKDIPFFGIKKLKKVEEEVVKEAQELVIEGEKGAEKVAEEVKEIAQELESEASLFERPGAAVQAGVVAGAELVGVLVASSVVNSIVGPEPSK, from the coding sequence ATGACATGGGTATGTGGAGCTGGCACCGGCATTCGTCTGCCCAATCTGAAGACCCATCCCAGACAATCTTCTTCACCGCTTCCtaaagcaacatttcctcttcaaATTCATTGCAAAACATCAAACACGGTGACAAAACCACCTTGTTATCCCTCTGTTCAACCCATTTCAAGCATATCCAGAAGGCATGTAGCAGTAGTTCCACTCGTAGGTTTATCACTTCTTCTAAATTTTTCCCAACCAGCCCACGCCAAAGACATCCCATTTTTTGGGATTAAAAAGctgaagaaagtggaagaagaagTGGTAAAGGAGGCCCAAGAATTGGTGATCGAAGGAGAGAAGGGAGCAGAGAAAGTTGCAGAAGAAGTGAAGGAAATTGCTCAAGAGCTGGAGTCAGAAGCCTCATTGTTTGAAAGGCCTGGGGCAGCTGTGCAGGCTGGAGTAGTTGCGGGAGCAGAACTTGTAGGTGTATTGGTGGCTTCTTCAGTTGTAAATAGCATTGTGGGTCCCGAGCCTTCCAAGTAA